A single Blastococcus colisei DNA region contains:
- a CDS encoding response regulator transcription factor, with protein MVPALDIPVVVADPDPVSALVLAEILAGTGAHIDIAEDSAALTARLARSPAPVAVVLVAPLPGTSLSAALAACAETAPGAARFALVDQESPTARIAALDAGADAVLALPVHAGELRSSLAAVLRRTADEA; from the coding sequence GTGGTCCCCGCGCTGGACATACCTGTGGTCGTGGCCGACCCCGATCCCGTCTCCGCGCTCGTGCTCGCCGAGATCCTCGCCGGCACCGGTGCGCACATCGACATCGCGGAGGACAGCGCCGCGCTCACGGCCAGGCTTGCGCGCTCCCCCGCGCCCGTCGCGGTCGTCCTCGTTGCTCCGCTTCCCGGAACTTCGCTGTCGGCGGCGCTGGCAGCCTGCGCGGAGACGGCACCGGGCGCCGCCCGATTCGCCCTGGTGGACCAGGAGAGCCCGACCGCCCGCATCGCCGCGCTCGACGCCGGAGCCGACGCCGTGCTGGCACTTCCCGTGCACGCAGGAGAACTTCGCTCCTCGCTGGCCGCGGTGTTGCGCCGCACGGCGGACGAGGCGTGA
- a CDS encoding siderophore-interacting protein, with the protein MTVEAVQVPVYRPFPAQVAGLQRMSPSFLRVTFTGADMADFASNGFDQRIKVMLPLPGRGIDDCPSDADWYGAWRALPCERQMPIRTYTVRAMRPERGEVDVDFVLHGATGPASAWAETAGIGDEVVLIGPNARFPGPTGGFEWHPPADASCLLIAGDETAVPAICAIVETLTAGQRARVLLEVPTSSDVLNVVAPSGVEITWLPRWPDDGAPPAPRGALLTAAVVAAVEELGDDLTPTPVADLDDVDVDAGILWEVPEEDGLPRRSSGVYAWLAGEAGVVKGLRRHLVQERGVDRRSVAFMGYWRDGKTSD; encoded by the coding sequence ATGACGGTCGAGGCAGTCCAGGTCCCCGTGTACCGCCCGTTCCCCGCGCAGGTCGCAGGCCTCCAGCGGATGAGTCCGAGCTTCCTGCGGGTCACCTTCACCGGCGCCGACATGGCCGACTTCGCGTCGAACGGCTTCGACCAGCGGATCAAGGTCATGCTCCCGCTGCCCGGCCGCGGGATCGACGACTGTCCGTCCGATGCCGACTGGTACGGCGCGTGGCGGGCCCTGCCCTGCGAGCGGCAGATGCCGATCCGCACCTACACGGTCCGCGCGATGCGGCCGGAGCGCGGCGAGGTGGACGTCGACTTCGTGCTGCACGGCGCGACCGGCCCGGCCTCGGCGTGGGCCGAGACCGCCGGGATCGGCGACGAGGTCGTGCTCATCGGCCCGAACGCCCGCTTCCCCGGCCCGACCGGCGGCTTCGAGTGGCACCCGCCGGCCGACGCGTCGTGCCTGCTCATCGCCGGAGACGAGACCGCGGTGCCCGCCATCTGCGCGATCGTCGAGACGCTTACCGCCGGGCAGCGGGCCCGGGTCCTGCTCGAGGTCCCGACCTCCTCCGACGTGCTGAACGTGGTGGCACCGTCGGGCGTGGAGATCACCTGGCTGCCCCGGTGGCCGGACGACGGCGCGCCCCCGGCGCCGCGCGGTGCGCTGTTGACGGCGGCGGTCGTCGCGGCGGTCGAGGAGCTGGGCGACGACCTCACCCCGACGCCGGTCGCCGACCTCGACGACGTCGACGTGGACGCCGGCATCCTGTGGGAGGTGCCCGAGGAGGACGGCCTCCCCCGGCGCTCCTCCGGTGTGTACGCCTGGCTCGCCGGGGAGGCCGGCGTGGTGAAGGGCCTGCGCCGCCATCTCGTGCAGGAGCGCGGGGTCGACCGCCGCTCGGTCGCCTTCATGGGCTACTGGCGGGACGGCAAGACCTCCGACTAG
- a CDS encoding (2Fe-2S)-binding protein: MYVCHCNVVTDRDILESIANGARCVADVARETGAGRTCGNCISSLRDLVCQHCPVRAERRTEPDAAEREVGVAGAAR; this comes from the coding sequence ATGTACGTGTGCCACTGCAACGTGGTGACCGACCGCGACATCCTCGAGTCGATCGCGAACGGCGCCCGATGCGTCGCCGACGTGGCCCGCGAGACCGGTGCCGGCCGCACCTGCGGCAACTGCATCAGTTCACTCCGCGACCTCGTGTGTCAGCATTGCCCGGTCCGTGCCGAGCGCCGTACCGAGCCCGATGCGGCCGAACGAGAAGTGGGAGTGGCTGGTGCAGCCCGTTAG
- a CDS encoding ABC transporter substrate-binding protein, translating into MRRTALSTTGLALAAALSLTACGGGDDTASAAPSSAAEGAAFPRTVEHAMGSTEIPEQPERVVVLDTGELDAALSLGVTPVGAVTTDVSEEFLSYLAEDAEGIEVVGTIQEPNLEEIAALQPDLILSNSVRHEDIYDQLSQIAPTVFAADLGDTWKENFLLDAEALGKEEEAQELLEEYEQQAAELGEAIGDPGGTTVSPLRFVGGPIRAYQPESFIGTVLTDIGLDIVELPGGEGETFAELSEEQLTLANGEVVLYSSYGSADESGEAAVVAGPLWSQLTAVQNGQAFAVEDDVFYTGIGLMAANLQLEALQELLAS; encoded by the coding sequence ATGAGACGCACTGCCCTGTCAACGACCGGTCTGGCCCTGGCTGCCGCCCTGTCCCTCACCGCCTGCGGAGGCGGGGACGACACCGCTTCCGCCGCGCCGTCTTCGGCGGCCGAGGGCGCGGCCTTCCCGCGCACCGTCGAACACGCCATGGGCAGCACGGAGATCCCGGAACAGCCGGAGCGTGTCGTCGTCCTGGACACCGGGGAGCTGGACGCCGCGCTGTCCCTGGGCGTGACCCCGGTCGGCGCGGTGACCACCGACGTGTCCGAGGAGTTCCTCAGCTACCTGGCGGAGGACGCCGAGGGGATCGAGGTGGTCGGCACCATCCAGGAGCCGAACCTCGAGGAGATCGCCGCCCTGCAGCCCGACCTCATCCTGTCCAACTCGGTGCGGCACGAGGACATCTACGACCAGCTGTCACAGATCGCCCCCACGGTGTTCGCCGCGGACCTCGGTGACACGTGGAAGGAGAACTTCCTGCTCGACGCCGAGGCGCTCGGCAAGGAGGAGGAGGCGCAGGAGCTGCTCGAGGAGTACGAGCAGCAGGCGGCGGAGCTCGGCGAGGCGATCGGCGACCCCGGAGGCACCACGGTCAGCCCCCTGCGCTTCGTCGGTGGCCCGATCCGCGCCTATCAGCCGGAGTCGTTCATCGGCACGGTGCTGACCGACATCGGGCTCGACATCGTCGAGCTGCCCGGTGGCGAGGGCGAGACCTTCGCCGAGCTCAGCGAGGAGCAGCTGACCCTGGCCAACGGTGAGGTCGTCCTGTACTCCTCGTACGGATCGGCCGACGAGTCCGGTGAGGCCGCCGTCGTCGCCGGCCCCCTGTGGTCGCAGCTCACCGCGGTGCAGAACGGGCAGGCGTTCGCCGTGGAGGACGACGTCTTCTACACCGGCATCGGGCTCATGGCGGCCAACCTCCAGTTGGAGGCGCTGCAGGAGCTGCTCGCCAGCTGA
- the bfr gene encoding bacterioferritin yields MPSAVPSPMRPNEKWEWLVQPVSPRVVELLNDALTFELTVTNTYFLNARMLDAWGLPKLGKVFYDLSIDEMRDADDLIQRVLLFDGHPNVQRLGAIRVGESAEEMLVLALDSEKAAVAQFNAAANECHDLGDHGTAAVFEELVRDEEKHADWFEAQLAAIERVGAPQYLAAQISTETP; encoded by the coding sequence GTGCCGAGCGCCGTACCGAGCCCGATGCGGCCGAACGAGAAGTGGGAGTGGCTGGTGCAGCCCGTTAGCCCCCGTGTGGTCGAACTGCTCAATGACGCGCTCACCTTCGAGCTGACCGTCACCAACACGTACTTCCTGAACGCCCGGATGCTGGACGCCTGGGGCCTGCCCAAGCTCGGCAAGGTGTTCTACGACCTGTCCATCGACGAGATGCGCGACGCCGACGACCTGATCCAGCGCGTCCTGCTCTTCGACGGCCACCCCAACGTGCAGCGCCTCGGCGCGATCCGCGTCGGCGAGTCCGCCGAGGAGATGCTGGTCCTGGCCCTCGACAGCGAGAAGGCCGCCGTCGCGCAGTTCAACGCCGCCGCCAACGAGTGCCACGACCTCGGCGACCACGGCACCGCGGCCGTCTTCGAGGAGTTGGTGCGGGACGAGGAGAAGCACGCCGACTGGTTCGAGGCCCAGCTGGCCGCCATCGAGCGGGTGGGTGCGCCGCAGTACCTGGCCGCGCAGATCTCCACCGAGACGCCCTGA